One region of Danio rerio strain Tuebingen ecotype United States chromosome 5, GRCz12tu, whole genome shotgun sequence genomic DNA includes:
- the si:ch211-137i24.12 gene encoding Immunoglobulin superfamily member: MAFFNLLASRALLSHLFHPALPAGLLSLCLLVNASIITNHTQTPLTILITSSTEPSPAQPDDYPSDPQGALYLQQPPKAKAVEGKDVVLPCFLNKSDVDEAHAVERVRWYMKNVEGRRTVLNGNKTVGDGFAGRVFLSGDLSMGDLSLTLRNISVDDRGLYLCAFISGHSTVVQGTGTKLSIRKEMGWMEESVGIIIGITVAVVGVAAGLVAVILTQFKNKLNCLQK, translated from the exons CTGGGCTCCTTTCTCTCTGTTTGCTTGTAAATGCGAGCATCATCACCAATCACACTCAAACACCCCTCACCATCCTCATCACATCTTCAACAGAGCCTTCACCCGCTCAGCCTGATGATTATCCTTCTGATCCTCAGGGGGCGCTGTATTTACAACAGCCTCCAAAGGCAAAAGCTGTGGAAGGGAAGGATGTGGTGTTAccctgttttttaaataaaagtgatgTGGATGAAGCACATGCTGTGGAGAGGGTGAGGTGGTACATGAAGAATGTGGAGGGACGGAGGACTGTGCTGAATGGAAATAAGACAGTGGGGGACGGGTTTGCCGGCCGTGTGTTTCTGTCTGGTGATCTGTCAATGGGAGATCTTTCCCTGACATTGAGGAACATTTCGGTGGATGATCGAGGCCTGTATCTCTGTGCGTTCATTTCAGGACACTCGACTGTTGTTCAGGGAACCGGGACCAAACTCAGCATCCGTAAAGAGATGG gTTGGATGGAAGAGTCTGTTGGCATTATAATTGGCATTACTGTGGCAGTAGTTGGCGTGGCAGCAGGACTGGTTGCTGTGATACTGACTCAGTTCAAGAACAAACTTAACTGCCTGCAGAAATGA